AGTGGATTagcttaaatattttaccatagtttatttatttatttatactagtcgttcataaatttaaattttgagcaAAATAAAAGTGTGGATTTTAATTTACGCATAGATTTGATTAAGAAGGTCAACATTACAAAACCTAATACTTTATTTAAGTGTTATCAATGATACATCACCAAAAAGATATATTCCATTAGTATTCTGCGGAAATTTCAATTCATGCAATAACCTATGCttctaataaattgtaaatgattCAGTAGCGTAATTAGGAATTAATTGTCTTTAGTAGCAGGAGGGAGGAATAAAACTGATTGATTGGTGTAGAGGGGGGAGGGAGTGTGATAGCATTCTCCCAGAAAAAAGTAAAGACACTTTCGTTCTCTCAAATTtgatattagtaattttattctattgtatattaattatatcataaacaattttcttaataatCAGCAAAACTCTAATCACTGtgtgtttttaattcaataaacggGCAACTTTCATTTCCAGGCCTAGCTTTAATTGCATAGACGCACTGCCCATAGATTAATTTAGTTATACAAAATTGATCTTAAAAGGTTGTGTATTAAAAGAGTATATTTCCATTtgcttttataaacaatatttgtagtaaataaatttataaggaTAGTATATCATTGGAGGATATTTTGCAAACGATAGCATTTAACTTCACTAGTgacaaataaaaagatttttctaaAACGAAGATGATTCAAATTTGGTTTTGGTGGTGTAAATGTTTATCATGTAGCCAGTCACAAAAAGTGCAGATTTTACAATACAACAAAGTTATTTCacgtcattaaatatttatacaacgaTAGAAagagatgaaaataaatttaaaataatgtacaatatttcacTTATAAAATAGGTTCACGCGACATATGTCGTACATAACTAAACATGACTTTTCTGAAATACATAGAAACAATATTATGCAgcacattatttacttttattgttagatccaagttataaaaatatatttatataataaaatcacccacactttgaaataaaagttcaCTGAAAACGCGGTACAAAAGAAGTACGCTTCTACGCTAAGTACAACTAAACAAATCTTTACAGACTTAGCTCGGGAAGAGAGGTTTGTTTGTGGCCTAGTGTAGGAGCACGGACATCACTTGAACAGGATCCTACGGAAAGCTCTGCGGAAGTCCTTGTTGAAGATGGTATAGATGACAGGGTTGAGCGCAGAGTTCATGTATCCGAGCCAGAACGCAATAGAGAACGCCTGCGGAGGGATATCACACACACTGCAGATCGGAGTGAGAATGTACAAGAAGAAGAACGGCAGCCAACAGGCTATAAAAGAGCCCATTATGAGTCCCAGAATCAATGTAGCTCTCTTCTCCTTCTTCCTAGCGATTCTTCTCTTCTCGCGTTCCGGATCCCTCGGTTTTTGTATCCGCGGCACTTCCTGAACACTGATGTCCTGCTGTGACGTTATCTTGCCCATGTCTATCGTCTCTCTCTTCGCTTTAGATGAGGACTTCATCCTGCCGAAGATCGGCTTACAGAAACGTAACTTTAGGGGCTTCACTACCGCGCACCTCTGCACCACTCCTGAGTCCGAGGAGGAGGGGTCGAACTCCGACACCATGTCCGTGTCGATGCCGACGCTGGGCGCCCGGCACCGGCCCATCGCCGCGAGGTCCCCGTTCACGGAGAGGGTTGACCCCTTGAACTGTGCGGATTGCGCCTTAAGGCTACCCACTTTCAGAGTGTCCTTCGGTGGATCCCCGCCCCCGGGATCCTGAGGACCCTCTGCATTGTCACTCGTACTGATGTCCGAGGCGAAGTCACAGGTCACTATCGGGATCGCGACCGGTTTCGACTCCAGGGTGACCGCTATGGGGGAGTTGTTGGAGTTGCGGTCCACTGGACTCTGCACTGACTGCATGGTCGGCACGGGGTTGCTGAAACTGGTGCACTTCTGGTCCTCCTGAGAGGGCTTTGGTCTCTGTGGCTTACGGATGCCTCGGCGAGCCCGCGCCTTGGCTGCGTAGTAGATGCGGATGTAGACGAACACCATGATGCAGCTGGGTATGTAGAAAGAGCCCATGGCCGAGTAGAGGACGTATCCTATGTCTTTGCTcaactgtaacaaaataaacctatattagtattaaataagtAGTTAAAAACCTATTATGGATATTAAGAATCTGCATAAAACTTATACATCCCGAAGATAGTAAAAGTTTAtgtaaatcaaaagtttttaataaccATGAAACTGTAGTTCAGTACTTCACCTTGCCAACCGTTCCCTTCAACAGCAAGTACCATATATAGGTGAAAGGTTATGTTTTGGTAATcgcaatatactcgtatataagtTTTCATTGAGCATAACGTATAAAGGCATAAGATAATAAGATTTATGCTGACGCTAACGAACGTCGGATGAGtgaatgaatacaaaatatacaagatGA
The Homalodisca vitripennis isolate AUS2020 chromosome 4, UT_GWSS_2.1, whole genome shotgun sequence DNA segment above includes these coding regions:
- the LOC124359028 gene encoding alpha-2 adrenergic receptor produces the protein MELLSLEGPPLNTSEYLLKFDDDYAILVNIDDLRLENISLVNGTNGTYDPNNTYIIFREDSLYPSGYSMEAIIFASIIVTMLMVVVVVGNMLVIIAIATEKALKNIQNWFIASLAVADFFLGLVIMPFSLANELMGYWIFGNWWCDIHSAMDVLLSTASIMNLCLISLDRYWSITQAIDYLKKRTPARAAVMIALVWILSAVICIPPLLGWKVERPVEEFPKCMLSKDIGYVLYSAMGSFYIPSCIMVFVYIRIYYAAKARARRGIRKPQRPKPSQEDQKCTSFSNPVPTMQSVQSPVDRNSNNSPIAVTLESKPVAIPIVTCDFASDISTSDNAEGPQDPGGGDPPKDTLKVGSLKAQSAQFKGSTLSVNGDLAAMGRCRAPSVGIDTDMVSEFDPSSSDSGVVQRCAVVKPLKLRFCKPIFGRMKSSSKAKRETIDMGKITSQQDISVQEVPRIQKPRDPEREKRRIARKKEKRATLILGLIMGSFIACWLPFFFLYILTPICSVCDIPPQAFSIAFWLGYMNSALNPVIYTIFNKDFRRAFRRILFK